Proteins from a single region of Runella sp. SP2:
- a CDS encoding OmpH family outer membrane protein, whose translation MKNGLLIWNAVLTLAVVFLGYQHFQHHSGGDSSSTPDAAKGKKIVYVQADSLLKNYDYYKDFQKEFESKGFQLENDLANKGRTFQNKVAFFQQRAQQGALSQDQAQAAQAQLGKEEQDITKYRDEQLRKLEEERLKKTEEFYTNIFDYIKKYNKESGYEFVLGYSKGGGILFADASLDVTKKIVEGLNKEYKEKDAAKAKK comes from the coding sequence GTGAAAAACGGACTACTTATTTGGAATGCAGTTTTGACTTTGGCCGTCGTTTTTTTGGGATACCAACACTTCCAACATCACTCAGGGGGAGATAGCAGTAGCACTCCTGATGCCGCAAAAGGCAAAAAAATCGTTTATGTGCAAGCTGATTCGCTTCTCAAAAACTATGATTATTACAAAGACTTTCAAAAAGAGTTTGAAAGCAAAGGCTTTCAGTTGGAAAACGACCTAGCTAACAAAGGACGCACCTTCCAAAATAAAGTGGCTTTCTTCCAACAACGTGCCCAGCAAGGAGCTCTTTCGCAAGACCAAGCTCAAGCAGCGCAAGCGCAGTTAGGCAAAGAAGAGCAAGACATTACGAAATACCGCGATGAGCAACTTCGTAAACTGGAAGAAGAACGTTTGAAGAAAACAGAAGAGTTTTATACCAACATCTTCGATTACATCAAAAAATACAACAAAGAAAGTGGCTACGAGTTTGTATTGGGCTACAGCAAAGGTGGCGGCATTTTGTTTGCCGATGCTAGCCTTGACGTAACCAAGAAAAT